The Shewanella sp. MTB7 genome includes a window with the following:
- a CDS encoding endonuclease, which produces MKTNPTKVAMAMAMLCGTLSTYANADLVITEYIEGSSNNKAIEISNLGTETVNLDANEYVLTLYSNGKGFDDPGNTAVLTGMLAPNASVLIHNASADPEFILTGSIESNVTWYNGDDALVLTKDNVILDRFGKVGEQPDPAWTDPSNPDFSTMNKTLRRKASVTTGDTGAESSFPGDDNQWLVFEMNTSDGLGCPGEGACDGTTPPPEPEPDPAPCNNCDIIDKVADASTYLPDEYYSDVLNGDFADVAAKKQALTTIAATGHTSVSYKQVWSILTYSDEDPENKDNVIMLYSGKSISKHDNGGNTDDWNREHVWPQSHGVEGGYGNTDAHHLRPAMPQVNGARSNYDFDNGGTPVSQAPDNLVDTKLGTFEPRDAVKGDVARMMFYMDTRYEGGHSSNNGDLKLVDSIGTDGEKLEAGKLCTLYAWHKQDPVDTLEQNRNTAVYEYQGNRNPYIDRPEWVQDIYGALCNDAPVPDLDVDFVIDAPTEVNEGASFTFDATGTKGAEGQVLTFIWTQVSGPELAFDTDGAVLTAVAPIVAVDTPYQFKLTVSDGEFEAYEVVDLLVKDAPLAIEINILGETSVEEGEPITLEASADPANEAISFSWVQIAGETVEFEGEGAILKLTAPEVLLDSSLIFVVTATDGINSVSKNVTVTVKNVQGDGWTELDGAGSLGGLLGLLLPLAMWRRRKS; this is translated from the coding sequence ATGAAGACCAACCCAACCAAAGTCGCTATGGCCATGGCGATGCTTTGTGGCACTCTATCCACCTATGCCAATGCAGATCTTGTAATAACCGAATACATTGAAGGCTCTAGCAACAATAAAGCAATAGAGATTTCCAATTTGGGCACAGAGACTGTCAACCTTGATGCTAACGAGTACGTACTAACCTTATACTCTAATGGCAAAGGTTTTGATGACCCAGGTAATACCGCCGTACTTACTGGCATGCTTGCACCGAATGCTAGTGTGTTAATCCATAACGCCTCTGCCGATCCAGAATTTATCTTAACTGGTAGTATTGAGTCTAATGTAACTTGGTATAACGGTGATGATGCGCTGGTTCTGACAAAGGATAATGTGATCCTTGACCGTTTTGGCAAAGTTGGCGAACAGCCTGATCCTGCTTGGACAGATCCTAGTAATCCGGATTTTTCCACCATGAATAAAACCTTACGCCGTAAAGCCAGTGTAACCACGGGGGACACAGGAGCTGAATCCAGTTTTCCTGGTGATGATAATCAGTGGCTTGTGTTTGAAATGAACACTTCAGATGGACTAGGGTGTCCAGGTGAAGGTGCATGTGATGGCACTACGCCTCCGCCGGAGCCGGAACCCGATCCAGCACCTTGTAATAACTGTGACATCATCGACAAAGTGGCCGATGCTAGTACCTACCTCCCTGATGAATATTACTCAGATGTACTAAACGGCGACTTTGCCGACGTAGCAGCCAAGAAGCAAGCGCTCACAACGATTGCTGCAACTGGTCACACTTCTGTGAGCTATAAACAGGTCTGGAGTATCTTAACTTATTCAGATGAAGACCCTGAAAACAAAGACAATGTGATCATGCTTTACAGCGGTAAATCAATTTCCAAGCATGATAATGGTGGCAATACTGATGACTGGAACCGTGAACATGTATGGCCCCAGAGTCACGGTGTAGAGGGGGGATATGGCAACACAGATGCTCACCATTTACGACCCGCTATGCCACAAGTTAACGGTGCTCGTAGTAACTACGATTTCGACAACGGTGGTACTCCAGTATCACAAGCACCAGATAACTTAGTTGATACTAAACTCGGAACCTTTGAGCCTAGAGATGCAGTTAAAGGTGATGTGGCTCGTATGATGTTCTATATGGATACTCGTTATGAAGGCGGGCATTCGAGTAATAATGGCGATCTTAAGTTAGTGGATTCCATAGGCACCGATGGCGAGAAGTTAGAAGCCGGTAAACTGTGTACCTTGTATGCGTGGCACAAACAAGATCCCGTTGATACCTTAGAGCAAAACCGCAACACGGCTGTCTATGAGTATCAAGGTAACCGTAATCCCTACATCGACCGTCCGGAATGGGTGCAAGATATCTATGGTGCTCTATGTAACGATGCGCCAGTTCCTGATTTAGATGTGGACTTTGTCATCGATGCGCCTACTGAGGTGAACGAAGGCGCTAGCTTTACCTTTGATGCAACAGGGACAAAAGGCGCAGAGGGACAAGTACTAACCTTCATTTGGACTCAAGTGTCTGGGCCTGAACTTGCCTTTGACACTGATGGTGCGGTGTTAACCGCAGTAGCGCCAATTGTTGCTGTCGACACGCCATACCAATTTAAACTAACGGTAAGTGATGGTGAGTTTGAAGCATACGAAGTGGTCGATTTACTGGTAAAAGATGCGCCATTAGCTATCGAGATTAACATCTTAGGCGAAACTTCAGTTGAAGAAGGTGAACCAATCACATTAGAGGCCAGTGCCGATCCAGCAAACGAAGCAATTAGCTTTAGTTGGGTGCAAATTGCCGGTGAAACTGTGGAGTTTGAAGGCGAGGGGGCGATACTTAAGTTAACCGCACCTGAGGTGTTGCTTGATAGCTCACTGATATTTGTTGTGACTGCAACTGACGGTATAAACTCAGTGAGCAAGAATGTGACTGTTACAGTGAAAAACGTGCAAGGTGATGGCTGGACAGAGCTAGATGGTGCTGGTTCACTCGGTGGTCTGCTGGGATTATTGTTGCCACTAGCCATGTGGCGTAGACGTAAAAGCTAA
- a CDS encoding porin: protein MFKRTIIAITLSSSFVMGISQAATIHTNDNGDHMNIYGEVGVGGHIGANSDYNHDEFYDAKSYVDDSFATLGITGQHSQFLYRLEVDYQRENWLGGSGELALAIDKLYLGYAFDENQWVEFGLTDTAFDDYDHFGDLTFNKSIETGEAGDQENTIKYQAEFTNLRFGASYTYEGEHKAGDFQGDIVNGYFGYFTDFFSAVVGAETRGGSNGISKYGEQQLLGLGVRLTVLPKLMLGFNGFIEDEDIATHRSGETYLEYETFRNYGAMLSAKYQINDAWELISSYNFERYENWDIEGPNYDYELLPPVFGKERVWGSLGFNFRPGRSIELSLEGRVGEAPEAAYAYVRMFF from the coding sequence ATGTTTAAAAGAACAATCATTGCAATAACACTGTCGTCTTCATTTGTTATGGGGATTTCGCAGGCCGCGACAATACACACCAATGATAATGGTGATCACATGAATATTTATGGTGAGGTAGGTGTTGGTGGGCATATTGGTGCCAACAGCGATTATAATCACGATGAATTTTATGATGCCAAAAGTTATGTAGATGACAGTTTTGCCACTCTAGGCATCACTGGGCAGCATTCACAATTCCTTTACCGTCTCGAAGTCGATTATCAGCGAGAAAACTGGTTAGGTGGTAGTGGTGAATTAGCATTAGCTATCGATAAACTGTACTTAGGCTATGCCTTTGATGAAAATCAATGGGTTGAATTCGGTTTAACCGATACGGCGTTTGACGATTATGATCATTTTGGTGATCTTACCTTCAATAAATCCATTGAAACAGGTGAAGCTGGGGATCAAGAAAATACCATAAAGTATCAAGCTGAATTCACTAATTTACGTTTTGGAGCCTCGTATACCTATGAGGGGGAACATAAAGCGGGTGATTTTCAGGGAGATATTGTTAATGGATATTTTGGCTATTTCACTGACTTTTTCTCAGCTGTTGTAGGGGCTGAAACTCGTGGTGGTTCAAACGGTATTAGTAAATACGGTGAACAACAACTATTGGGGTTAGGTGTACGATTGACTGTTCTGCCAAAACTGATGCTCGGTTTTAATGGATTCATTGAAGATGAAGACATCGCCACTCACCGCTCTGGTGAAACTTATTTAGAGTATGAAACCTTTCGTAACTACGGTGCAATGCTCTCCGCAAAATATCAAATTAACGATGCTTGGGAACTGATCAGTTCTTACAACTTTGAACGGTATGAAAATTGGGACATAGAGGGGCCTAATTATGATTATGAGCTACTCCCACCAGTCTTTGGTAAAGAGCGAGTTTGGGGCAGTTTAGGCTTCAATTTCCGACCAGGACGAAGTATTGAGCTTTCACTAGAAGGCCGTGTCGGGGAGGCTCCTGAAGCCGCCTATGCCTATGTCCGGATGTTTTTCTAA
- a CDS encoding NupC/NupG family nucleoside CNT transporter → MEVFISLLGMISLIGLAVLISEKRTAINLRTVLGALTFQVAFGAFVMYVPMGQSMLDSASGGVMHVIGYANEGLSFLFGDLAKFGVGFIFVINVLFVVVFVSSLIAVLYYLGIMQLIIGVIGGGLSKLLGTSRAESLSATANIFVGPIEAPSMVRPFVKHMTRSELFAVMTGGLASVAGGTMIGYIQMGVDVKYVLTAAFMTAPAGLLFAKLIWPETEQPQNDIKKIMDEQEDRPANVLDAAAGGAAMGMQQVIAVSALLLAFVGLIAMVNGIIGGIGGWFGFGELTMQMILGYLLAPLAWVMGVPWSEAVQAASFIGQKMVINEFVAYIDFLKVADQLSEKTQIIISFTLCGFANIGSLAMVIGGLAALCPERRHDLSTIGMKALIAAALANLMSGTIAGLLFSLAS, encoded by the coding sequence ATGGAAGTTTTCATCAGTTTGTTGGGAATGATCAGCCTTATCGGTTTGGCTGTACTTATTTCAGAAAAGAGAACCGCGATCAATTTGCGCACTGTTCTAGGTGCATTAACCTTTCAGGTCGCCTTCGGTGCGTTTGTGATGTATGTGCCTATGGGGCAGTCTATGTTAGACAGCGCTTCCGGTGGTGTGATGCACGTCATTGGTTATGCTAATGAGGGTTTATCTTTTCTGTTTGGTGACCTAGCCAAATTTGGTGTTGGCTTCATCTTCGTTATTAACGTGCTGTTTGTGGTGGTGTTTGTCAGCTCGCTCATTGCCGTTCTTTATTATTTAGGGATTATGCAGCTGATTATCGGTGTGATTGGTGGCGGTCTTTCGAAACTGCTTGGCACCAGCCGTGCTGAATCCCTTTCAGCGACAGCCAATATTTTTGTTGGTCCTATCGAAGCGCCTTCAATGGTGCGCCCTTTCGTGAAGCATATGACCCGCTCTGAGCTGTTTGCCGTGATGACCGGTGGTTTAGCCTCAGTTGCCGGCGGCACTATGATCGGTTATATCCAGATGGGCGTTGATGTTAAATATGTTTTGACCGCTGCCTTTATGACGGCGCCTGCGGGATTACTGTTTGCCAAGCTTATCTGGCCTGAAACAGAGCAACCTCAAAATGACATCAAGAAGATAATGGATGAGCAGGAAGATAGACCAGCCAACGTCTTAGATGCTGCAGCTGGCGGTGCGGCAATGGGCATGCAACAAGTGATCGCGGTATCGGCGCTGTTGTTAGCCTTTGTCGGGTTGATCGCGATGGTGAACGGCATCATCGGCGGGATTGGTGGCTGGTTCGGCTTTGGTGAATTGACCATGCAGATGATCTTAGGTTATCTGCTTGCACCACTTGCTTGGGTCATGGGTGTACCTTGGAGTGAAGCAGTTCAAGCGGCGTCGTTTATTGGTCAAAAAATGGTGATCAATGAGTTTGTCGCCTATATCGATTTCCTTAAGGTTGCCGATCAACTGTCTGAGAAGACCCAGATTATTATCAGTTTCACCTTATGTGGTTTTGCCAATATCGGCTCTTTAGCTATGGTGATAGGTGGCTTAGCAGCACTTTGTCCTGAGCGTCGCCATGACCTTAGTACCATAGGCATGAAGGCGCTTATTGCTGCTGCATTAGCCAACTTAATGAGCGGTACCATCGCAGGCTTACTGTTTAGTTTAGCGAGTTAA
- a CDS encoding ExeM/NucH family extracellular endonuclease, with protein sequence MKKSIICLAIASAISTGAQAGVNDLLITEIVQNEKNPAMGSIEITNTHASEDFTFTDVTKAVVLASGKHSNDLKNPDGSLLLTGFTIPAGKSVVLLNSGATESYKAQIEAAGGTYLVGEGSGNYDNVYINGDDNFLLKHNGQIIDIVGPNSQYTDWALDSTFQRRVTAEGATPEQSATFDDTQWLNTSPAVTTGMGSPVLAPKYEAPEVFVCEVTHSIGEIQGSGAASEFVGETVIVEGVVVKSEKIPISGLYIRDLVSDNDPLTSDGIYVSFKGDGDSLEGKTICFESKVVEHYGHTQLSTNDPLITDTSYTPTDAVDIQVLESDNGLFGNTLERYEGMLVRLPADLNPMVEGKQDIRVSKTFGFNYDSYRNNISAAYLRPNMQPNQLNVAGSPEAIAAQAQNDDHRLIIESSVKAPNGHIPYYPGFYDDPQRNYVRIDDSLVGLEGVISYSYNNFSLTVSNELTSANFVRNIKRSEKPDLNKTAPDDHFTITLATQNLFNFFNSPFGGDQNNFGQNRGADSNDEYEQQKAKLVQAILKLDADVLGLMEMENNGFGLDSAVADLVNAVNSNYWDEYPDAEPHESTENRYVFVGFDHNGNQVFDELDSIGSDAITTGIIYRPSKVSIERTRVIALPQQKAPSIVNDFNEIIKDDKGEILESGQNYNRDALVVTFIVNQTGKRLTMAVNHLKSKGSTCWEEWQGVEFGDATVWEDDPKDADKQGSCENLRVAAAVRLGDELEKIGGDRIIIGDLNAYAQEDPMLVLTSNPRNKTVMTASHTFIDKQPQFNPAGDPVAITHSYGYIDVLGLKAKERGETPWSYSYNDEVGSLDHILISPSLSDRLIDATDWHINAIESALYDYNTEYKADDLPTHFYAEDQFRSSDHDPAIMSLSYQQGETYGGDAVRLALWDKLMTVPYLVPGDIAQEGDIATVSLTPRNDEDRLDLSQLVLPNVVLKQAGQLLVEMEVFGAPAAFYHADMELRRDGEVVPGSQTSLLIEVKSRDTLVPTLVTEPNDSSGGTTGFIGLLSLLGLAGLRRRFFNRG encoded by the coding sequence ATGAAAAAAAGCATTATTTGTCTGGCCATTGCCAGCGCAATTTCCACTGGAGCTCAGGCTGGGGTTAACGACCTGCTCATTACTGAGATTGTGCAAAACGAAAAAAATCCCGCTATGGGATCTATAGAGATAACGAACACCCATGCTTCTGAAGACTTTACGTTTACAGATGTAACTAAAGCTGTAGTTCTTGCTAGTGGTAAACATTCTAACGATTTAAAAAATCCTGATGGCAGCCTATTACTAACCGGTTTTACCATCCCAGCAGGTAAATCGGTGGTGCTATTAAATAGTGGTGCCACTGAGAGCTATAAAGCGCAGATAGAAGCCGCTGGCGGCACTTATCTGGTTGGTGAAGGGAGTGGCAACTATGACAATGTGTATATCAATGGTGATGATAATTTTCTCTTAAAGCATAATGGCCAAATCATTGACATCGTAGGCCCTAATTCACAATATACCGATTGGGCACTCGATAGCACATTCCAGCGCCGAGTTACCGCTGAAGGAGCTACTCCTGAGCAATCGGCTACATTTGATGATACGCAGTGGTTAAATACTAGCCCTGCAGTTACTACAGGTATGGGTTCTCCCGTATTAGCACCTAAGTATGAGGCGCCTGAGGTTTTTGTCTGTGAAGTGACCCATAGCATTGGTGAGATCCAAGGTTCTGGCGCCGCATCAGAGTTTGTTGGGGAGACAGTGATAGTCGAAGGCGTGGTGGTTAAATCAGAGAAGATCCCAATTTCTGGATTGTACATTCGAGATCTCGTTTCAGATAATGATCCGCTGACATCTGACGGTATCTATGTTTCCTTCAAAGGTGATGGTGATAGCTTAGAAGGTAAGACCATTTGTTTTGAAAGTAAGGTAGTAGAGCATTACGGTCATACTCAACTTTCCACTAATGATCCGTTAATCACTGATACAAGTTATACGCCTACTGATGCTGTCGATATTCAGGTTTTAGAATCCGACAATGGACTATTTGGCAACACCCTTGAGCGTTATGAGGGCATGCTAGTTCGCTTACCAGCTGATTTAAACCCTATGGTTGAAGGCAAGCAAGATATACGCGTTTCGAAAACCTTTGGATTTAACTACGATAGCTACCGTAACAACATATCTGCTGCTTATTTGCGTCCCAATATGCAACCTAACCAGCTTAATGTGGCTGGTAGCCCCGAAGCAATTGCAGCTCAGGCGCAAAATGATGACCATCGCTTAATCATCGAAAGCTCAGTAAAAGCACCGAATGGCCACATTCCTTACTACCCAGGTTTTTATGATGATCCTCAGCGTAACTATGTTCGCATCGATGACAGTCTTGTGGGTTTGGAAGGCGTAATAAGCTACAGCTATAATAATTTCAGCCTGACCGTGTCCAATGAACTTACATCGGCTAATTTTGTGCGTAATATTAAGCGCAGTGAAAAGCCTGATTTGAATAAAACGGCACCAGACGATCACTTTACAATTACCTTAGCGACCCAAAACCTGTTTAATTTCTTTAATTCTCCTTTCGGTGGCGATCAAAATAATTTTGGTCAAAATCGTGGTGCAGACAGTAATGATGAATATGAGCAGCAAAAGGCCAAATTAGTACAGGCAATTCTTAAGCTTGACGCCGATGTACTTGGTCTGATGGAGATGGAAAACAATGGCTTTGGCCTTGATAGCGCAGTCGCCGATTTGGTTAATGCTGTCAACAGTAACTACTGGGATGAGTACCCAGATGCTGAGCCACATGAGTCCACTGAAAATCGTTATGTGTTTGTTGGTTTCGATCACAATGGTAACCAAGTCTTTGATGAATTGGATTCCATTGGCTCCGATGCGATTACTACTGGTATTATCTATCGCCCCAGCAAGGTGAGCATTGAACGTACTCGAGTCATCGCTCTGCCTCAGCAAAAAGCGCCCAGTATCGTTAATGATTTCAATGAAATAATTAAAGACGATAAAGGTGAAATACTGGAAAGTGGTCAAAACTATAACCGTGATGCCTTAGTGGTGACTTTTATCGTTAACCAGACAGGTAAACGTCTGACTATGGCGGTAAACCATCTAAAATCCAAGGGCTCAACCTGTTGGGAGGAGTGGCAGGGCGTCGAGTTTGGTGATGCGACGGTCTGGGAAGATGATCCAAAGGATGCTGATAAGCAGGGTTCTTGTGAGAACTTGCGTGTAGCCGCAGCGGTTCGCTTGGGAGATGAGCTTGAGAAGATTGGCGGGGATCGCATCATTATCGGTGATCTCAATGCCTATGCTCAGGAAGATCCTATGCTGGTGTTAACCAGCAATCCCCGTAATAAAACCGTGATGACTGCTAGCCACACTTTCATCGATAAACAGCCGCAGTTTAATCCAGCGGGTGATCCTGTTGCTATCACCCATAGCTATGGCTATATCGATGTACTCGGGCTAAAAGCGAAGGAACGTGGCGAGACTCCTTGGAGTTATTCATACAATGATGAGGTCGGTTCACTGGATCATATCCTCATTAGCCCGTCATTGTCTGATCGTTTGATTGATGCCACTGACTGGCATATCAATGCGATAGAGTCCGCTTTGTATGATTACAACACTGAGTATAAAGCGGATGATCTACCTACACATTTCTACGCCGAAGATCAATTCCGCTCATCAGATCATGATCCTGCGATTATGTCCTTAAGTTACCAGCAGGGCGAAACCTATGGTGGTGATGCTGTTCGCTTGGCTCTGTGGGACAAGTTGATGACTGTGCCTTACTTGGTGCCGGGTGATATCGCGCAGGAAGGTGATATCGCAACAGTAAGTTTGACGCCGAGAAATGACGAAGACCGTTTGGACTTGAGTCAGTTGGTATTGCCAAATGTGGTACTCAAGCAAGCTGGGCAGTTATTGGTGGAGATGGAAGTATTTGGTGCCCCTGCAGCATTCTATCATGCCGATATGGAGCTACGTCGAGATGGCGAAGTCGTGCCAGGTTCACAGACTAGCTTGCTTATCGAAGTGAAGAGTCGTGACACCCTAGTGCCTACTTTGGTCACTGAACCAAACGATAGCAGTGGCGGTACTACCGGTTTTATCGGTTTGCTATCTCTGTTAGGTCTGGCTGGATTACGCAGGCGTTTCTTCAACCGAGGTTAA
- the ushA gene encoding bifunctional UDP-sugar hydrolase/5'-nucleotidase UshA — MRVNFIGSLLVIIVMPLLSGCGNPQTFATCAAAGDACTQFTILHTNDNHGRFWENKHGEYGMAARKTLIDSIRQEVEGQGNRVLLFSGGDINTGVPESDLLYAEPDFKGMSHIGYDVMAVGNHEFDNPLTILEKQRQWAKFPMLAANIYTSVEVDGVAKQVRYFEPYKIFELDGLKLAVIGMTTEDTARIGNPEYVSELTFTHPQQEIKNVIAEIEQQHSADIIFAVTHMGHYDNGQHGSNAPGDVLMARSVDEGMLQAIFGGHSQNPVCMEPNTEQYANFNPGDKCIPDQQNGTWIMQAHEWGKYVGRADFEFFNGKLNLAKFELIPVNLKVKDANAERVLVGKAIKPDQQLKDFLEPFQLRGQNKLDEVIGFTKGELIGDRDLVRSQQTNLGRLIAMAQSSGPVKADFAIMNSGGVRASIEAGEITYRDVLSVQPFGNTITFNTMTGAEIKEYLTSVATITRGSGGYAQITGIEMLVNCTDNTVDISKIGDRGFNIRDNYSFTLPSYNAAGGNDYPKLDKAINTGFVDADLLYQFFKKQTQIIAADFDINKGITYVGSSTALGCDPDSLEHVNPHL, encoded by the coding sequence ATGCGTGTTAATTTTATCGGCAGCCTGCTAGTTATAATAGTCATGCCGCTTTTATCTGGGTGTGGTAACCCGCAGACTTTTGCAACGTGCGCCGCAGCAGGTGATGCCTGCACTCAATTCACCATTTTGCATACCAATGACAACCACGGTCGTTTTTGGGAGAACAAGCACGGTGAATATGGCATGGCAGCACGAAAAACCTTGATTGACTCCATACGTCAAGAAGTCGAAGGCCAAGGAAACCGTGTTTTACTGTTTTCTGGTGGTGATATTAATACAGGTGTACCTGAATCGGACTTGTTATACGCAGAGCCAGATTTTAAAGGTATGTCTCATATTGGTTATGATGTGATGGCTGTTGGCAATCATGAATTTGATAACCCACTAACAATACTGGAAAAGCAAAGGCAATGGGCCAAATTTCCTATGCTGGCAGCAAACATCTATACATCAGTTGAAGTTGATGGCGTCGCTAAGCAGGTGCGCTACTTTGAACCCTATAAAATTTTTGAGCTTGATGGCCTTAAGCTAGCCGTCATTGGCATGACAACAGAAGACACGGCTAGAATTGGTAACCCAGAGTATGTGAGTGAGCTGACTTTTACCCATCCCCAACAAGAAATTAAAAATGTTATCGCAGAGATAGAACAGCAGCACTCGGCTGATATTATTTTTGCAGTGACTCATATGGGACATTATGACAATGGTCAACATGGCAGTAATGCGCCTGGTGATGTATTGATGGCAAGATCTGTTGATGAGGGAATGTTACAGGCTATTTTTGGTGGACATTCCCAAAATCCGGTTTGTATGGAGCCCAATACAGAACAGTATGCCAATTTTAACCCTGGAGATAAGTGTATTCCTGATCAGCAAAATGGCACATGGATAATGCAGGCTCATGAATGGGGCAAATATGTGGGCCGTGCAGATTTTGAATTCTTCAATGGTAAATTGAATCTGGCTAAGTTTGAGTTAATTCCAGTGAACCTGAAAGTTAAAGACGCCAATGCTGAACGAGTCTTAGTCGGTAAAGCAATCAAGCCCGATCAACAACTGAAGGATTTTCTAGAGCCCTTTCAATTACGTGGACAAAATAAGCTCGATGAGGTTATCGGCTTCACTAAAGGGGAGCTTATTGGCGATCGCGATTTGGTGCGCAGTCAACAAACTAACTTAGGTCGCTTAATCGCGATGGCACAGAGCAGTGGGCCAGTAAAAGCTGATTTTGCCATCATGAATTCAGGTGGAGTGCGTGCATCTATTGAAGCCGGTGAGATCACTTACCGGGACGTACTGTCGGTACAACCTTTTGGCAATACTATCACCTTCAATACAATGACGGGGGCTGAAATAAAAGAATATTTAACGTCAGTTGCTACGATAACGAGAGGCTCTGGAGGTTATGCGCAAATTACCGGAATAGAGATGCTAGTCAACTGCACTGACAACACAGTAGACATCAGTAAAATTGGCGATCGGGGTTTCAATATACGTGATAATTATAGCTTTACGCTCCCAAGTTATAATGCGGCAGGTGGCAATGATTATCCCAAGTTAGATAAAGCCATCAACACAGGATTTGTCGATGCTGATTTGTTGTATCAATTCTTCAAGAAACAAACTCAAATTATTGCTGCTGATTTTGATATTAACAAAGGCATTACTTATGTGGGCAGTTCCACTGCATTAGGATGTGATCCTGACTCATTAGAACACGTTAACCCTCACCTTTAG
- the deoD gene encoding purine-nucleoside phosphorylase: MTPHINAEAGVFATTVLMPGDPLRAKYIAENFLDNAVLVTDVRNMLGYTGEYQGKKISVMGSGMGIPSISIYAKELITEYGVKNIIRIGSCGAVSDKIKLMDVVMAMGASTDSAVNRTRFENTDFAMIADFNLLRKAADAADKLGVNYHVGNLYSSDLFYSSDEARYDLMEKYGILGVEMEAAGLYGVAAEYGANALAMMTVTDHIRQGLHLTAEERQQTLNEMIKLTLEAVSQDL; encoded by the coding sequence ATGACTCCACATATCAATGCTGAAGCTGGCGTATTTGCAACGACTGTCCTTATGCCTGGCGACCCACTAAGAGCTAAGTATATCGCCGAAAACTTTCTTGACAACGCAGTGTTGGTGACGGATGTCCGTAACATGCTGGGTTATACGGGCGAGTATCAGGGTAAGAAGATCTCTGTGATGGGCTCAGGCATGGGGATTCCTTCTATCTCTATCTATGCTAAAGAGTTGATCACTGAATATGGCGTGAAGAACATCATTCGTATCGGTTCTTGTGGCGCTGTAAGTGACAAGATTAAGTTGATGGATGTCGTGATGGCCATGGGGGCTAGTACGGATTCTGCAGTTAACCGTACTCGTTTTGAAAATACCGATTTCGCTATGATTGCAGATTTCAATCTGTTGAGAAAAGCGGCCGATGCGGCTGATAAACTAGGTGTTAACTACCATGTGGGTAACCTTTACTCTTCTGATCTTTTCTATAGCTCCGATGAAGCGCGTTACGATCTTATGGAAAAGTACGGCATTTTAGGTGTCGAGATGGAAGCGGCAGGTTTGTATGGTGTGGCAGCTGAATACGGTGCTAATGCGCTGGCGATGATGACAGTGACAGATCATATCAGACAGGGACTTCACTTAACGGCTGAAGAGCGCCAACAGACGCTGAATGAGATGATCAAGTTAACATTAGAAGCGGTTAGCCAAGATCTTTAA
- a CDS encoding helix-turn-helix transcriptional regulator has product MGKVDELVFIHQVSTPCNLAILAESIGLKTRVIKQVYELDPASVRNSFYLIAQEGAALDNRGIPLLAIRLVPHVPVALYQVNRNTLDPSSALLLGIRGLLYSDQRMDLMLTGLRKMVADELWYDRTLISKMFRKLVERLETSDEYSQNAEDILQILTKRERTIIRLVSSGARNREIADDLCISEHTVKAHISSIFRKTHSRNRVELLRWAQNYAEHLALSS; this is encoded by the coding sequence ATGGGTAAAGTTGATGAGCTGGTTTTTATCCATCAGGTATCAACGCCATGTAATTTGGCTATTTTAGCTGAGTCTATCGGATTGAAGACTCGGGTGATTAAACAGGTTTACGAACTTGATCCCGCAAGTGTTCGTAACAGCTTCTACCTTATTGCTCAAGAAGGCGCAGCGCTAGACAATAGAGGGATCCCCTTACTCGCTATTCGCCTTGTTCCCCATGTTCCAGTTGCTCTGTATCAGGTCAATAGAAATACGTTAGATCCCTCATCTGCTCTCTTGTTGGGGATCCGTGGCTTGCTCTATTCAGATCAGCGTATGGATCTTATGTTGACGGGATTAAGAAAGATGGTTGCGGATGAGCTTTGGTATGATCGCACCTTGATCAGTAAAATGTTTCGCAAGTTGGTCGAACGGTTAGAAACCAGTGATGAGTATTCTCAAAATGCGGAAGATATATTACAAATATTGACCAAACGCGAACGTACTATTATTCGGCTGGTATCCAGCGGCGCTCGAAACCGGGAGATCGCCGATGATTTATGCATCAGCGAACATACCGTAAAGGCCCATATCTCCTCTATTTTCAGAAAGACTCACTCCCGTAATCGGGTAGAGTTACTCCGGTGGGCGCAAAACTATGCTGAACACTTGGCCCTCAGTTCTTGA